From a single Raphanus sativus cultivar WK10039 chromosome 3, ASM80110v3, whole genome shotgun sequence genomic region:
- the LOC130509672 gene encoding MADS-box protein SOC1 — translation MVRGKTQMKRIENATSRQVTFSKRRNGLLKKAFELSVLCDAEVSLIIFSPKGKLYEFASSNMQDTVDRYLRHTKDRVSSKPVSEENMQHFKHEAANMMKKIEQLEASKRKLLGEGIGSCSIEELQQIEQQLEKSVKCVRARKTQVFKEQIEQLKQKEKALAAENEKLAEKWGSHEIEVWSNKNQESGRGDEESSPSSEVETQLFIGLPCSSRK, via the exons ATGGTGAGGGGAAAAACTCAGATGAAGCGAATAGAGAATGCAACAAGCAGACAAGTCACTTTCTCTAAACGAAGGAATGGCTTGTTGAAGAAAGCCTTTGAGCTCTCAGTGCTTTGTGATGCTGAAGTTTCTCTGATCATTTTCTCTCCTAAGGGAAAACTTTATGAGTTCGCCAGCTCCAA TATGCAAGATACCGTAGATCGTTATCTGAGGCACACCAAGGATCGAGTCAGCAGCAAACCGGTTTCTGAAGAAAATATGCAG CATTTCAAACATGAAGCAGCAAACATGATGAAGAAAATTGAACAACTTGAAGCTTCTAAACG TAAACTTTTGGGAGAAGGCATAGGATCATGCTCGATTGAGGAGCTGCAGCAAATTGAGCAACAACTCGAGAAAAGTGTCAAATGTGTTCGAGCAAGAAAG ACTCAAGTGTTTAAGGAACAAATTGAGCAGCTGAAGCAGAAG GAGAAAGCTCTAGCTGCAGAAAACGAGAAGCTCGCTGAAAAG TGGGGATCTCATGAAATCGAAGTTTGGTCGAATAAGAACCAGGAAAGTGGACGAGGTGACGAAGAGAGTAGCCCAAGTTCTGAAGTTGAGACACAATTGTTCATTGGGTTACCTTGTTCTTCAAGAAAGTGA
- the LOC108846673 gene encoding agamous-like MADS-box protein AGL6 isoform X2, whose translation MSVKELQGLERQLEAALSATRKRKTQVMMEEMEDLRKKERQLGDINKQLKIKFEVEGHAFKSLQDLWSNTTASVPSDPNNSEFPIQPSAVDCNTEPFLQIGFQQHYYMQGEDSSVSTRNMGCETNFVQGWVL comes from the exons ATGAGCGTGAAGGAACTGCAAGGGTTGGAGAGGCAGCTGGAAGCCGCTCTTTCTGCCACTCGAAAACGCAAG aCACAAGTTATGATGGAAGAAATGGAAGATCTTCGGAAAAAG GAGAGACAACTCGGAGACATAAACAAACAACTTAAGATTAAG TTTGAGGTCGAAGGCCATGCTTTCAAATCGTTGCAAGACTTATGGTCAAACACGACAGCATCAGTGCCCAGTGATCCCAACAATTCTGAATTTCCGATTCAGCCTAGTGCAGTGGATTGCAACACCGAACCTTTTTTACAAATTGG GTTCCAGCAACATTACTACATGCAAGGTGAAGATTCTTCTGTATCAACAAGAAACATGGGATGTGAGACCAATTTCGTCCAGGGTTGGGTTCTTTGA
- the LOC108846673 gene encoding uncharacterized protein LOC108846673 isoform X1, which yields MSSLFSAMLKLLSSSSLAAASSRSSAVSECWRKANEEEEVEEELVDSLTMEMETAPPWTPRIPTCQIDASWIANGSVSGLGWSFKDHMGSEFFGLRACRRTLSALHAEMEGLLWAASCIRNMRITTMRFETDCTDLVDMVTNPEDWPAFVRETDLFRSLQEGFEDVRVSHIPRDRNGRADALAKEARNRSYTFIHIDQTRSDGGDPRRTDSSNHHLI from the exons ATGAGCTCTCTGTTCTCTGCGATGCTGAAGTTGCTCTCATCGTCTTCTCTAGCCGCGGCAAGCTCTAGGAGTTCGGCAGTGTCGG AGTGTTGGAGGAAGGCTAACGAAGAGGAGGAAGTAGAGGAGGAACTCGTTGACTCCCTCACTATGGAGATGGAAACAGCGCCCCCTTGGACACCCCGAATCCCGACCTGCCAAATCgatgcttcatggatcgccaatgGCAGCGTCAGTGGCTTAGGGTGGAGTTTTAAGGATCACATGGGCTCTGAATTCTTTGGATTGCGAGCGTGTAGGAGGACCCTCTCAGCTTTACATGCTGAGATGGAAGGTCTACTCTGGGCAGCTTCATGTATTAGGAACATGAGGATAACCACGATGAGGTTCGAGACAGATTGTACGGACCTAGTAGATATGGTCACAAACCCGGAAGATTGGCCTGCTTTTGTGAGAGAGACCGACTTGTTTCGGAGCCTCCAGGAGGGTTTTGAGGATGTGAGAGTTTCTCATATTCCACGGGATCGGAATGGACGTGCAGACGCTTTAGCTAAGGAGGCAAGAAATAGAAGTTATACCTTTATCCACATAGATCAGACCCGGTCAGACGGAGGGGATCCTCGGAGAACCGACTCGTCTAACCACCACTTGATCTAA
- the LOC108847435 gene encoding histone deacetylase complex subunit SAP18: MAETARRQGGGRPLPPLPRGVNQPPRVKSEPVDREKTCPLLLRVFTKSGGHHTKEDYAVRGKEPKDEVQIYTWKDANLRELTDLVKEVSVAARRRDARLSFAFVYPDKNGRFIVRQVGQTMSYPNRKQPDDSKTLADLHFEIGDYLDVAIY; this comes from the exons atggctgAAACAGCGAGAAGACAAGGCGGTGGGCGGCCATTGCCGCCTCTTCCGAGAGGCGTCAATCAACCTCCTCGCGTTAAATCCGAACCTGTCGATCGTGAGAAG ACATGTCCTCTGCTTCTTCGCGTTTTTACGAAG AGTGGTGGTCATCATACTAAGGAAGATTATGCTGTGAGAGGCAAAGAACCAAAGGATGAAGTTCAAATTTACACTTGGAAAGATGCTAATCTTCGCGAGTTAACTGATTTG GTCAAAGAAGTCTCTGTAGCAGCTAGGAGAAGAGACGCAAGGTTGTCTTTTGCGTTTGTTTATCCAGACAAGAATGGCCGTTTCATTGTGAGACAG GTTGGTCAGACGATGTCTTATCCAAACCGAAAACAACCAGACGACAGTAAAACACTCGCTGACCTTCATTTCGAG ATTGGAGATTATCTGGATGTAGCAATCTACTAG